GCCCTCTCATAGCCGATTACCTGGCCCGTGCCGAGCCCCTCGGCCCAGTGACGGTCGCCCGGAACACGGCCAATCGGCGTCGCCACTATGAGAAGGCCCGTGTCGACGGCTTCATCGCGCTCGGGGACTCCGCCACCGCTCTCAACCCGCTCTACGGGCACGGCATGTCCGCAGCAGCCCAGGGCGCCCGGGCCCTGCGCGACCTGGCGGCGAACAGCGACATCACGTCGAAGGGATTCGCGCGGCGCGCACAGCGTGCGATCGCTCGCCCCGCGGCCGCCGCCTGGCTTCTCGCCGTCGGCCAGGACGCCGCCTTCCTTCACGAGGCCGGGAAGAAGCCCAAGCTCGCCGACCGCCTCGCCGCCAGGTATGTCAATCGCCTCATCACGACGGCCTGCTCGGACTTCACCGCTGTCGAAGCCCTCACCGACGTCATGACCCTCCAGGCGAGCGGGGTGGTCCTCGCCCACCCCCGGATCCTCCTCGCCGCGATCCGCGGCCCCCGGCTCGCGCCGCTCAGCGGACCCGCCCTCACCTCGGCCGAGGAAGCGGTACTCCTCGGCCGGCCCGTCCCAACGCCCACCCCATGACCGCCGTCCGGATCTCGCGCCGTTCGGTTGACAGACCCGTCAGCGGCCCTGCGGGCGGGGGCCGAGGTCATGGGTGGCAGGAACCGGCGCCCGCGGGGCCGGCATCCGACGCGAGACGGACGAACGCACTACGACCATCCTGCGCAGCGGGCAGCATCGGTGACGTGTCCGACGCCGGGGCTTCAGGGCTCGTGTTTGGCGCGGCTCGGCTGGACGCGCTTCGGTTCGCCCGGCATTTTCGGGTAGTCCGGCGGGTACGGCATGTCGCCCAGGCCGTGTTCGTGTTCGTCGCGGTCCGCGAGTTCCAGTACGGCCTCCAGGCTGAAGGCGTGGTCGTCCATGTCCGCGTGCAGGTCGCCCAGTTCGGCGAAGCGGGCCGGCATCGTCACGATGTCGAAGTCGCGCGGTTCCGCGTCGTCCACCTCGTCCCAGCGCAGCGGGGCCGAGACCGGGGCGTGCGGGCGGGGGCGGACGGAGTAGGCGGAGGCGATCGTGCGGTCGCGGGCCGTCTGGTTGTAGTCGACGAAGATCCGCTCGCCGCGCTCCTCCTTCCACCAGGCCGTCGTGACCTTGCCCGGCATGCGGCGCTCCAGCTCCCGGCCGAGGGCGATCGCGCACCGGCGGACCTCGGTGAAGGTCCAGCGCGGGGCGATCGGGACGAAGACGTGCAGGCCGCGGCCGCCCGAGGTCTTGGGCCAGCCGCGCAGGCCCAGTTCCTCCAGCAGGGCGCGCAGTTCATGGGCGGCCGCCACCGCGTGGTGGTAGTCGGTGCCCGGCTGCGGGTCCAGGTCGATGCGCAGTTCGTCGGGGCGGTCCGTGTCCTCGCGCCGTACGGGCCAGGGGTGGAAGGTGAGGCAGCCCAGGTTGGCGGCCCACAGGACGGCCGCCGGCTCGGTGGGGCAGATCTCGTCCGCCGTGCGCCCGCTGGGGAAGGCGATGTGGGCGGTCGGGATCCAGTCGGGGAGGTTCTTCGGGGCGCGCTTCTGGAAGAAGGACTCGCCCTC
This genomic window from Streptomyces sp. NBC_01351 contains:
- the ligD gene encoding non-homologous end-joining DNA ligase; its protein translation is MGAAGNAIELDAGGRAVRLSSPDKVYFPERGLTKRDVAQYYLSVAEGITRALRNRPTTLERYPDGVEGESFFQKRAPKNLPDWIPTAHIAFPSGRTADEICPTEPAAVLWAANLGCLTFHPWPVRREDTDRPDELRIDLDPQPGTDYHHAVAAAHELRALLEELGLRGWPKTSGGRGLHVFVPIAPRWTFTEVRRCAIALGRELERRMPGKVTTAWWKEERGERIFVDYNQTARDRTIASAYSVRPRPHAPVSAPLRWDEVDDAEPRDFDIVTMPARFAELGDLHADMDDHAFSLEAVLELADRDEHEHGLGDMPYPPDYPKMPGEPKRVQPSRAKHEP